One window of Magallana gigas chromosome 2, xbMagGiga1.1, whole genome shotgun sequence genomic DNA carries:
- the LOC105332963 gene encoding uncharacterized protein isoform X1: protein MKAKVAVNVISLFINVTSAVNVNYLLLVILPTVKCVRNVIMSQSSVLSSASTIPPSIIDQDDNDFNDELSHVNDLFFGNVELNVGAECSAVTSGSDESDCDSEDVCNDLNNNDDNDFEISDSDKREAQCVHDFYENTCGCSRLYGKPCSSIVDRNVINDYRNVCLETDKSELDMLIKVQLFHHRNNSSETSAKKHKTKERERVRQVYHFSGIQVCRETFAFAHGISRKTIDSIARSLDQDGFGARVHGNKGKSPKHALTMEDVKRVKQFLLSYANKYGLPLPGRLPNFRNEKTILLPSDKTKAEVHQEYLTLADEMSLRKICLSQFKTVWLEQCPHILIMKPATDLCHTCQSFSSTLSCSGNLNEEEKEDILSKYQEHVGHVKEQRDHYRDQCAAAKSTFVQLTPEQKIRGQPPCTLLSEFHYSFDYAQQVHYPHYTQQVGPLFFKTPRKCQCFGICCEGSGTQIFYLVDEAQHSNKGANTVTSMLHHHFMYHGLGETDVKLHMDNCSGQNKNNTVIGYGMWRVMTGLHESVEFSMMEAGHTKFNPDWHFGLWKVKWRHSNVETLAEIAASVWKSSRNGHNVPQLVDDPVAPLFFYDWATFFKRIFKPIPSLKSYHHFRMDKDHPGIVFLREYATSQEVAVNILKPGAAVDPTVLPLVIPPSGFDAHRQWYLFNEVAPYCVNKESCPKPTMPKPLVKIDSPSLARKCSKCKLTGHNKTTCRI, encoded by the exons ATGAAAGCGAAAGTAGCTGTTAATGTTATCTCCCTTTTCATAAACGTAACTTCCGCTGTCAATGTAAATTATCTTCTGCTCGTTATTTTGCCCACCGTGAAATGTGTTCGTAATGTCATCATGAGTCAAAGCAGCGTGTTGTCGAGTGCCAGTACGATCCCCCCGTCAATTATAGACCAGGACGACAACGATTTTAACGACGAACTGTCGCATGTGAATGATTTGTTTTTCGGAAATGTGGAATTAAATGTCGGCGCCGAGTGCTCAGCGGTAACTAGTGGTTCTGATGAAAGTGACTGTGATAGTGAAGATGTGTGTAATGATCTGAATAACAACGATGataatgactttgaaatttctgATTCTGACAAAAGAGAGGCGCAGTGTGTgcatgatttttatgaaaacactTGTGGATGCAGCAGACTCTATGGTAAGCCATGTAGCTCCATTGTTGACAGAAATGTGATCAATGATTACAGAAACGTGTGTTTAGAGACAGACAAATCTGAACTAGATATGCTGATAAAGGTGCAGCTCTTCCATCATAGAAATAATTCTTCAGAAACATCTGCCAAGAAACACAAGACAAAGGAAAGAGAAAGGGTGAGACAAGTTTATCATTTTAGTGGAATCCAGGTGTGTAGAGAGACATTTGCTTTCGCCCATGGGATAAGTAGGAAAACCATTGATTCCATTGCTAGATCCCTTGATCAAGATGGGTTTGGTGCTAGAGTTCATGGCAACAAAGGTAAATCCCCTAAACATGCCTTAACAATGGAGGATGTGAAGAGAGTCAAACAGTTTCTTCTTAGTTATGCCAACAAATATGGACTTCCCCTACCTGGCAGGCTACCAAATTTCAGAAATGAGAAAACTATTTTACTGCCCTCTGACAAAACCAAAGCAGAAGTTCACCAGGAATATTTGACACTTGCTGATGAGATGTCATTGAGAAAGATATGCTTATCTCAATTCAAAACAGTATGGCTTGAGCAGTGCCCTCATATTTTGATCATGAAGCCTGCCACAGACCTCTGTCACACCTGCCAGTCCTTTTCGTCAACTCTTTCATGCAGCGGCAATTTGAACGAAGAGGAAAAAGAGGATATTCTATCAAAATATCAAGAGCATGTTGGACATGTCAAAGAACAGAGGGACCATTACAGGGATCAGTGTGCTGCGGCCAAATCAACATTTGTCCAACTCACCCCAGAGCAAAAAATAAGAG GCCAGCCCCCCTGCACATTGCTGTCTGAGTTTCATTATAGCTTTGACTATGCACAACAAGTGCATTATCCTCACTATACACAACAAGTTGGgccattgttttttaaaacacctAGAAAATGTCAATGCTTTGGGATCTGCTGTGAGGGATCAG GCACCCAGATATTTTATCTTGTGGATGAAGCTCAGCACTCAAATAAAGGCGCAAACACTGTGACCAGTATGCTGCATCACCATTTCATGTACCATGGTCTTGGTGAAACAGATGTCAAGCTTCACATGGATAATTGCAGCGGGCAAAACAAGAATAACACAGTCATCGG ATATGGTATGTGGAGAGTAATGACTGGTCTCCATGAGTCAGTGGAATTTTCAATGATGGAAGCTGGCCACACCAAGTTTAACCCAGATTGGCATTTTGGGTTATGGAAAGTCAAATGGAGGCACTCGAATGTTGAAACCTTAGCGGAGATTGCTGCCAGCGTTTGGAAATCCTCCAGGAATGGCCACAATGTCCCGCAGTTGGTGGATGATCCTGTTGCTCCTCTCTTCTTTTATGACTGGGCAACCTTCTTCAAGAGGATCTTTAAACCAATACCCAGTTTAAAGTCATATCATCATTTTag AATGGACAAAGATCATCCTGGTATTGTGTTTTTAAGGGAGTACGCAACAAGTCAGGAAGTGGCAGTCAACATCCTCAAACCTGGTGCAGCAGTTGACCCTACTGTTCTTCCATTAGTGATTCCTCCATCAGGGTTTGATGCACACAGACAGTGGTACCTATTCAATGAAGTTGCTCCCTATTGTGTCAACAAGGAAAGCTGTCCAAAGCCAACCATGCCAAAACCTCTCGTCAAGATAGACTCACCGTCACTGGCCAGGAAATGCAGCAAATGTAAACTGACTGGACACAATAAAACAACATGTAGAATATAA
- the LOC105332963 gene encoding uncharacterized protein isoform X2, which translates to MKAKVAVNVISLFINVTSAVNVNYLLLVILPTVKCVRNVIMSQSSVLSSASTIPPSIIDQDDNDFNDELSHVNDLFFGNVELNVGAECSAVTSGSDESDCDSEDVCNDLNNNDDNDFEISDSDKREAQCVHDFYENTCGCSRLYGKPCSSIVDRNVINDYRNVCLETDKSELDMLIKVQLFHHRNNSSETSAKKHKTKERERVRQVYHFSGIQVCRETFAFAHGISRKTIDSIARSLDQDGFGARVHGNKGKSPKHALTMEDVKRVKQFLLSYANKYGLPLPGRLPNFRNEKTILLPSDKTKAEVHQEYLTLADEMSLRKICLSQFKTVWLEQCPHILIMKPATDLCHTCQSFSSTLSCSGNLNEEEKEDILSKYQEHVGHVKEQRDHYRDQCAAAKSTFVQLTPEQKIRGQPPCTLLSEFHYSFDYAQQVHYPHYTQQVGPLFFKTPRKCQCFGICCEGSGTQIFYLVDEAQHSNKGANTVTSMLHHHFMYHGLGETDVKLHMDNCSGQNKNNTVIGYGMWRVMTGLHESVEFSMMEAGHTKFNPDWHFGLWKVKWRHSNVETLAEIAASVWKSSRNGHNVPQLVDDPVAPLFFYDWATFFKRIFKPIPSLKSYHHFSLWVIVRIALNVSEWTKIILVLCF; encoded by the exons ATGAAAGCGAAAGTAGCTGTTAATGTTATCTCCCTTTTCATAAACGTAACTTCCGCTGTCAATGTAAATTATCTTCTGCTCGTTATTTTGCCCACCGTGAAATGTGTTCGTAATGTCATCATGAGTCAAAGCAGCGTGTTGTCGAGTGCCAGTACGATCCCCCCGTCAATTATAGACCAGGACGACAACGATTTTAACGACGAACTGTCGCATGTGAATGATTTGTTTTTCGGAAATGTGGAATTAAATGTCGGCGCCGAGTGCTCAGCGGTAACTAGTGGTTCTGATGAAAGTGACTGTGATAGTGAAGATGTGTGTAATGATCTGAATAACAACGATGataatgactttgaaatttctgATTCTGACAAAAGAGAGGCGCAGTGTGTgcatgatttttatgaaaacactTGTGGATGCAGCAGACTCTATGGTAAGCCATGTAGCTCCATTGTTGACAGAAATGTGATCAATGATTACAGAAACGTGTGTTTAGAGACAGACAAATCTGAACTAGATATGCTGATAAAGGTGCAGCTCTTCCATCATAGAAATAATTCTTCAGAAACATCTGCCAAGAAACACAAGACAAAGGAAAGAGAAAGGGTGAGACAAGTTTATCATTTTAGTGGAATCCAGGTGTGTAGAGAGACATTTGCTTTCGCCCATGGGATAAGTAGGAAAACCATTGATTCCATTGCTAGATCCCTTGATCAAGATGGGTTTGGTGCTAGAGTTCATGGCAACAAAGGTAAATCCCCTAAACATGCCTTAACAATGGAGGATGTGAAGAGAGTCAAACAGTTTCTTCTTAGTTATGCCAACAAATATGGACTTCCCCTACCTGGCAGGCTACCAAATTTCAGAAATGAGAAAACTATTTTACTGCCCTCTGACAAAACCAAAGCAGAAGTTCACCAGGAATATTTGACACTTGCTGATGAGATGTCATTGAGAAAGATATGCTTATCTCAATTCAAAACAGTATGGCTTGAGCAGTGCCCTCATATTTTGATCATGAAGCCTGCCACAGACCTCTGTCACACCTGCCAGTCCTTTTCGTCAACTCTTTCATGCAGCGGCAATTTGAACGAAGAGGAAAAAGAGGATATTCTATCAAAATATCAAGAGCATGTTGGACATGTCAAAGAACAGAGGGACCATTACAGGGATCAGTGTGCTGCGGCCAAATCAACATTTGTCCAACTCACCCCAGAGCAAAAAATAAGAG GCCAGCCCCCCTGCACATTGCTGTCTGAGTTTCATTATAGCTTTGACTATGCACAACAAGTGCATTATCCTCACTATACACAACAAGTTGGgccattgttttttaaaacacctAGAAAATGTCAATGCTTTGGGATCTGCTGTGAGGGATCAG GCACCCAGATATTTTATCTTGTGGATGAAGCTCAGCACTCAAATAAAGGCGCAAACACTGTGACCAGTATGCTGCATCACCATTTCATGTACCATGGTCTTGGTGAAACAGATGTCAAGCTTCACATGGATAATTGCAGCGGGCAAAACAAGAATAACACAGTCATCGG ATATGGTATGTGGAGAGTAATGACTGGTCTCCATGAGTCAGTGGAATTTTCAATGATGGAAGCTGGCCACACCAAGTTTAACCCAGATTGGCATTTTGGGTTATGGAAAGTCAAATGGAGGCACTCGAATGTTGAAACCTTAGCGGAGATTGCTGCCAGCGTTTGGAAATCCTCCAGGAATGGCCACAATGTCCCGCAGTTGGTGGATGATCCTGTTGCTCCTCTCTTCTTTTATGACTGGGCAACCTTCTTCAAGAGGATCTTTAAACCAATACCCAGTTTAAAGTCATATCATCATTTTag TTTGTGGGTAATTGTAAGAATTGCTTTGAATGTTTCAGAATGGACAAAGATCATCCTGGTATTGTGTTTTTAA